The following proteins are co-located in the Paludibaculum fermentans genome:
- a CDS encoding S8 family serine peptidase, with protein MAAQTKSSPAHVVVELASAATALTRAALRASGIEIQDWIDGTRYYAALDARGVAATAGTRPALDGIAIYDLTPADKISSYLSGPASAKWASAEWQGRPAVDVAVLLFPDVSVDDALSQARSQGWGVLGESAWQHRITLRIARDELSQLAALDFVRHIQPTPPAPVQFDNFWSAQLMEADKVNTGSGSVTGKGVKVGMWDGGTVASLPDFTGRLKFLEQPFSDAHATHVAGTLAGDGSTEQALRGIAPGALLFSGTFYGDVFEKMRLAVASSGVQISQNSWGEAIYESLGNCEMYGEYTQEERLVDALTVNQNLSVVFAMGNPRDSGECALSARAGYYSAGIPASAKNAIAVAAASRQSDISTFSGFGPTRDGRLKPDVTALGVDVRSLAVGGSLTASGTSMAAPAISGMLALLVERLQARQGDSQPKASLLKAILLNSARDVGNPGPDYVFGYGIPNAPAAIAAVDENRYLVNRISSGSANHTITVPGGAGTLRVMLVWSDAPGSPESSTSLVNDLDLSLSHAGDPVALPLTLNPRNPAADAQPAVNRRDNVEQVVIQNPPAGDFTAVVSAFRMGGAEQEYALTWTFESVPVPPCTITIDNSVLTAAETGGTLPVVLTQSNQCPPGEIENPSGWVQTSVPGPLRGSSVVKMRLDPNQTSGSRSTMLRLAGKELRINQSGPCIVETLPSSLEVRKYLGIMDCIYYGSHAKLFTFDAKAGQTVSIQMESADFDTYLELLGPNLNVVAYDDDSIGKTDSRIPGPTGRLTLPYSGTYTIVATSYALHEGTFVMKVEFGGPQDPPPADVFPRQITGCPFTAPGQLTDSSSADGRRGALYRTQAYALQAFAGQRLDISVSEADFDSFVYLISPTGGILATNDDDAAGTGSRITETLPLGGTWRIEVTSFAPFITGNYQLQVMGCPPVAK; from the coding sequence TTGGCCGCACAAACAAAAAGCTCGCCGGCCCACGTCGTCGTCGAACTCGCATCGGCGGCCACTGCGTTGACGCGTGCGGCGCTGCGCGCCTCCGGCATCGAAATTCAGGATTGGATTGACGGTACCCGCTACTACGCTGCGCTCGACGCGCGCGGCGTCGCTGCAACGGCTGGAACCCGCCCGGCTCTCGACGGCATCGCCATCTACGACCTCACCCCGGCAGACAAGATCTCCAGCTACTTGAGCGGCCCCGCCAGTGCCAAATGGGCGAGCGCTGAATGGCAGGGCCGCCCCGCCGTCGACGTCGCCGTTCTTCTCTTTCCCGACGTATCGGTGGACGACGCGCTCAGCCAGGCGCGCAGCCAGGGTTGGGGCGTCCTCGGAGAGTCCGCCTGGCAGCACCGGATCACATTGCGCATCGCCCGGGACGAACTGAGTCAACTCGCCGCCCTCGATTTTGTCCGCCACATCCAGCCCACACCCCCCGCTCCAGTACAGTTCGACAACTTCTGGTCCGCGCAACTTATGGAAGCCGACAAAGTGAATACCGGCTCAGGCAGCGTGACCGGTAAAGGCGTAAAAGTCGGAATGTGGGACGGCGGCACCGTCGCCTCGCTGCCCGATTTCACCGGCAGGCTGAAATTCCTGGAACAGCCTTTCAGCGACGCACATGCCACGCATGTCGCCGGGACCCTCGCCGGCGACGGCTCAACCGAGCAGGCGCTCAGGGGCATCGCACCCGGCGCTCTCCTGTTCAGCGGCACATTTTATGGGGACGTCTTTGAGAAGATGCGGCTGGCCGTCGCATCCTCCGGCGTCCAGATCTCCCAGAACTCCTGGGGCGAAGCCATCTACGAGAGTCTTGGCAACTGCGAAATGTATGGAGAGTACACGCAGGAAGAACGGCTGGTCGATGCGCTGACGGTGAATCAGAACCTCAGTGTGGTCTTTGCCATGGGCAACCCTCGCGACTCCGGCGAGTGTGCCCTCTCCGCCCGCGCCGGCTACTACTCCGCAGGTATCCCCGCGTCCGCCAAAAACGCCATTGCCGTCGCGGCGGCCAGCCGCCAGTCCGACATCAGCACGTTCAGTGGTTTCGGGCCCACGCGCGACGGCCGCCTCAAGCCGGACGTGACCGCCCTGGGTGTCGATGTACGCAGCCTCGCTGTCGGTGGATCCCTGACGGCGAGCGGCACTTCCATGGCGGCCCCAGCCATCTCCGGCATGCTCGCCCTCCTGGTGGAGCGGCTCCAGGCCCGCCAGGGCGATTCCCAGCCCAAGGCCTCCCTGCTCAAGGCGATCCTCCTTAACAGTGCTCGCGACGTCGGGAACCCGGGTCCCGACTACGTCTTTGGCTACGGCATCCCCAATGCCCCTGCCGCCATCGCCGCCGTCGACGAGAATCGCTACCTCGTCAATAGGATCTCCAGCGGCAGCGCCAATCACACCATCACCGTGCCGGGCGGTGCGGGCACACTCAGGGTCATGCTGGTCTGGTCTGATGCCCCCGGTTCGCCGGAGTCCTCCACCAGTCTCGTGAACGACCTTGACCTCTCCCTCTCGCATGCTGGCGACCCCGTCGCACTGCCCCTGACCCTGAATCCCAGAAATCCAGCCGCCGATGCACAGCCCGCCGTGAACCGCCGGGATAACGTCGAGCAGGTGGTGATTCAGAATCCGCCCGCGGGCGATTTCACTGCCGTGGTGTCCGCCTTCCGCATGGGCGGAGCCGAGCAGGAATACGCGCTCACCTGGACCTTCGAGTCCGTGCCCGTTCCTCCCTGCACCATTACAATCGACAATTCCGTGCTCACTGCCGCGGAAACCGGCGGCACCCTGCCCGTGGTACTCACGCAATCCAATCAATGCCCTCCTGGTGAAATCGAGAACCCGTCAGGCTGGGTCCAGACCTCGGTTCCTGGCCCTCTACGCGGCAGTTCAGTCGTGAAGATGCGCCTCGATCCCAATCAGACCAGCGGGTCCCGCTCCACCATGTTGCGCCTGGCGGGGAAGGAACTGCGCATCAACCAGTCCGGTCCTTGTATCGTTGAGACTCTGCCTTCCTCGCTCGAGGTACGGAAATACCTGGGCATTATGGATTGCATTTACTACGGCAGCCACGCCAAGCTTTTCACCTTCGATGCGAAGGCCGGCCAGACCGTATCCATCCAGATGGAATCGGCTGACTTCGACACCTATCTCGAACTGCTAGGGCCCAATTTGAACGTCGTCGCCTACGATGATGACAGCATCGGCAAAACAGATTCGAGGATTCCCGGTCCCACCGGCAGGCTCACCCTGCCTTACTCCGGAACCTACACCATCGTTGCGACCTCTTACGCCCTGCACGAAGGAACCTTCGTCATGAAGGTCGAATTCGGAGGACCACAGGACCCTCCGCCTGCTGACGTTTTCCCCCGCCAGATCACCGGCTGTCCTTTCACCGCGCCAGGCCAGTTGACCGACTCCTCGTCCGCCGACGGCAGGCGCGGCGCCCTCTATCGTACCCAGGCCTATGCGCTCCAGGCCTTCGCCGGCCAGCGGCTCGACATCTCTGTCTCCGAGGCCGATTTCGACAGCTTCGTCTACCTCATCTCACCCACGGGCGGTATCCTGGCAACCAACGACGACGATGCGGCGGGCACTGGTTCCCGCATCACCGAAACACTTCCGCTGGGCGGTACGTGGCGTATTGAGGTGACCTCCTTTGCGCCGTTCATAACCGGGAACTATCAACTGCAGGTCATGGGCTGTCCGCCCGTCGCCAAGTGA
- a CDS encoding TraR/DksA family transcriptional regulator, whose protein sequence is MKKTKSVASELKVILEQKESELLHELKVRDGIAIEKSADHMDEIQYASERDLAILNAHRESKVLREVKAAIRRVQDGTIGICIECDQEINPKRLAVVPWASRCVHCQDVADRAAREGVEFLSDDLAMAG, encoded by the coding sequence ATGAAAAAAACAAAGAGCGTAGCAAGCGAGTTAAAGGTCATCCTGGAGCAGAAAGAATCCGAACTCCTTCATGAATTAAAGGTGCGTGATGGGATTGCCATCGAGAAGAGCGCGGACCATATGGATGAGATCCAATACGCCTCGGAGCGCGATCTGGCAATTCTGAACGCGCACCGGGAGTCGAAGGTGCTGCGGGAGGTGAAGGCGGCCATCCGGCGGGTGCAGGACGGCACCATCGGCATCTGCATTGAGTGCGACCAGGAGATCAATCCGAAACGCCTGGCCGTTGTACCCTGGGCCTCGCGCTGTGTCCACTGCCAGGACGTGGCTGATCGGGCAGCGAGAGAAGGCGTGGAGTTTCTGAGCGACGATCTTGCCATGGCCGGGTGA
- a CDS encoding patatin-like phospholipase family protein — protein sequence MKATFFILPAALLMLAGPACPQQAPQAARRPRVGLVLAGGSANGLVHVGVIRWLDEHHIPVDYIAGTSMGALMGALYATGRSPQEMTAFVDAIDWPATLRVNTPFQSLSFRRKEDRRQFPTAIEVGLKGGFKLPMGLSPGHGVGLVISRATAPYEHLKNFDQLPIPLRCVATDLVRGEEVVFSNGSLFDALRATMSIPGVFAPLRLGNQVLVDGGVLNNLPVDVVRAMGADVVIAVGLDTSETDGGYDNLLSAVRRSLGIMVSANEKRNMKNLGKADLILLPDLSGFVGSSYSESTGLADRGYEEAGRKARFLQTLAVNESEWAALKADRAGRRRPEWIQPQFLEVQGMVGIKNERLPTSLSGELGVPLTQPKLEDQLTEITGLGRYKSADYGFLQRDGREGIQVRVHPKNYGPPFLNTGVFVSGSNSEGLKLGIAGRLTIMDLLIPDSEWRTDFSLGTDNRVATEYYARLKQTRLFLAPGGFLSQRSQEFYNHGSTSLYSYKVRETGGTLDLGYSPGRFSEIRVGYKVSSLHTYVTSGTSGAQPLSGQVRAAHARFAYDHVDHIVPTRGIYFTFDGQWADRWPGARKQFPILESRIAYARQFGDSYSIVESASGGTTVSNMQGFPPFTLGGPTRLAALAHYQLIGNHYYYNGFYVMRSLADQKVPLLRGFRAMLGYETGNAFSAGDPLRPFNDGVVGLIRETPVGVVFLGGSVGERGERKIFISIGRFFF from the coding sequence GTGAAAGCGACTTTCTTTATCCTGCCCGCGGCCCTACTGATGCTGGCGGGCCCGGCTTGCCCACAGCAGGCCCCCCAGGCCGCTCGCCGCCCCCGCGTGGGCCTCGTGCTCGCCGGCGGTTCCGCGAACGGCCTTGTCCACGTGGGCGTCATCCGCTGGCTCGATGAACATCACATCCCGGTCGACTACATCGCCGGAACGAGCATGGGCGCCCTCATGGGCGCTCTCTACGCGACCGGCCGCAGCCCCCAGGAAATGACCGCCTTTGTCGATGCCATCGATTGGCCCGCCACTCTGCGCGTGAACACGCCTTTTCAGAGCCTCTCGTTCCGCCGCAAGGAAGACCGCCGGCAGTTCCCCACGGCCATCGAAGTCGGACTCAAGGGCGGCTTCAAACTGCCCATGGGCCTCTCCCCGGGCCATGGCGTCGGGTTGGTCATCAGCCGCGCCACTGCCCCCTACGAGCATTTGAAAAACTTCGATCAGCTACCCATCCCCTTGCGCTGCGTGGCGACTGACCTGGTCCGCGGCGAGGAGGTCGTCTTCTCCAACGGGTCACTCTTCGACGCTCTCCGCGCCACCATGTCGATCCCTGGCGTCTTCGCTCCGCTTCGCCTCGGCAATCAAGTGTTGGTCGACGGCGGCGTTTTGAATAACCTGCCCGTCGATGTGGTCCGGGCCATGGGCGCCGACGTGGTCATCGCCGTCGGCCTCGATACTTCCGAAACCGACGGCGGCTACGACAATCTCCTCTCCGCCGTGCGGCGGTCTCTCGGCATCATGGTTTCCGCCAACGAGAAGCGGAACATGAAGAACCTCGGCAAGGCTGACCTCATCCTCCTCCCGGACCTGTCAGGCTTCGTCGGCAGCAGCTACAGCGAAAGCACGGGCTTGGCCGATCGTGGCTATGAAGAGGCCGGCCGCAAGGCGCGCTTCCTCCAAACCCTCGCCGTGAACGAATCCGAGTGGGCCGCGCTCAAGGCCGATCGCGCCGGCCGCCGCCGGCCAGAGTGGATTCAACCGCAGTTCCTTGAGGTGCAAGGCATGGTAGGTATCAAAAACGAGCGCCTCCCAACCAGCCTCAGCGGAGAACTCGGCGTCCCGCTCACTCAGCCGAAACTGGAGGATCAGCTCACCGAGATCACCGGCCTCGGCCGCTACAAGTCGGCGGACTACGGCTTCCTGCAGCGGGATGGCCGTGAAGGGATTCAGGTCCGCGTCCACCCCAAAAACTACGGCCCCCCGTTCCTCAACACCGGCGTTTTCGTCTCCGGGTCGAACTCAGAGGGCCTCAAGCTTGGCATCGCGGGGCGCCTGACCATCATGGACCTGCTCATCCCCGATTCGGAATGGCGCACCGACTTCAGCCTGGGCACCGACAACCGGGTAGCCACCGAATACTATGCCCGCCTGAAGCAGACACGTCTCTTCCTGGCTCCGGGCGGGTTCCTGTCCCAGAGATCTCAGGAATTTTACAATCACGGCAGCACGTCGCTGTATTCGTACAAGGTCAGGGAGACCGGTGGGACGTTGGATCTCGGATACTCGCCCGGGCGTTTCTCGGAAATTCGCGTGGGCTACAAAGTCAGTTCCCTGCACACCTATGTCACCAGCGGAACCTCCGGTGCCCAGCCGCTCAGCGGCCAGGTCCGTGCGGCGCATGCCCGCTTTGCTTACGACCATGTGGACCACATCGTACCCACTCGCGGCATCTACTTCACCTTCGACGGGCAGTGGGCCGACCGCTGGCCCGGCGCGCGCAAGCAGTTTCCCATTCTCGAGTCGAGAATCGCCTACGCCCGGCAGTTCGGCGATTCGTATTCCATCGTCGAATCCGCTAGCGGAGGGACGACCGTCAGCAACATGCAGGGCTTCCCGCCCTTTACCTTGGGCGGACCAACCCGCCTCGCCGCCCTGGCTCACTACCAGCTCATCGGCAACCACTACTACTACAACGGCTTCTACGTGATGCGCTCGCTCGCTGACCAGAAAGTGCCGCTTCTGCGGGGTTTTCGCGCCATGCTGGGCTACGAAACAGGCAACGCGTTCAGCGCCGGTGATCCGCTGCGGCCATTCAACGACGGTGTCGTCGGGCTCATCCGCGAAACGCCCGTTGGGGTGGTCTTCCTCGGCGGCAGTGTGGGCGAGCGCGGAGAGAGAAAGATCTTCATCAGCATCGGCCGGTTCTTCTTCTAG
- a CDS encoding RNA polymerase sigma factor, giving the protein MVTLAMPVTAANRLTGPTQPGLPEDAPLAQRCRLREVPAFEELFHLHSPRLKSVAWNLLRRRQDAEDAVQETFLKAYRHIGTFHGNCTLATWLCRILINTCRDMASRHSRRFEHSSDELDVHSSHGVDPTLALVLEQALSCLSPILREVFLLAESEGFSHPEIASILDIDAGTSRSRLCEARRQLRQALLSRREDLSPHA; this is encoded by the coding sequence ATGGTCACTTTAGCCATGCCGGTAACGGCAGCCAATCGATTGACAGGACCAACCCAACCCGGCCTTCCTGAGGACGCCCCGCTGGCTCAGCGCTGCCGCCTGCGCGAAGTCCCCGCCTTCGAGGAGCTCTTCCACCTTCACAGCCCGCGCCTGAAATCGGTCGCCTGGAACCTCCTGCGCCGCCGGCAGGATGCCGAGGACGCCGTCCAGGAAACCTTCCTGAAAGCCTACCGTCACATCGGGACCTTTCACGGAAATTGCACACTCGCCACCTGGCTCTGCCGCATTCTCATCAACACGTGCCGCGACATGGCCAGCCGCCATAGCCGCCGCTTCGAGCACTCTTCCGACGAGTTGGACGTGCACTCGTCTCACGGCGTCGATCCGACGCTCGCCCTGGTCCTCGAACAGGCGCTAAGCTGTCTCAGCCCCATCCTGCGCGAGGTCTTTCTCCTCGCCGAGAGCGAGGGCTTTTCTCATCCCGAAATCGCCTCGATTCTCGACATCGATGCGGGCACGTCGCGCAGCCGCCTCTGCGAGGCTCGCCGCCAACTCCGCCAGGCGCTTCTCTCCCGGCGGGAGGATCTATCACCCCATGCATGA